In Zingiber officinale cultivar Zhangliang chromosome 1A, Zo_v1.1, whole genome shotgun sequence, a genomic segment contains:
- the LOC122009968 gene encoding protein RADIALIS-like 6 isoform X1: MASSSITSSSSPWTTKQNKMFEKALAVYDKDTPDRWHNVARAVGGKTIDEVKHHYELLVEDIRLIEKGHLPYAHYLSSARRAV; this comes from the exons ATGGCATCGAGTTCAATCACCTCTTCCTCCTCGCCGTGGACCACGAAGCAGAACAAGATGTTTGAGAAGGCATTGGCGGTGTACGACAAGGATACGCCCGATCGTTGGCACAACGTTGCTCGTGCTGTCGGTGGGAAGACCATCGATGAAGTGAAGCACCACTATGAGCTGCTCGTTGAGGACATCCGCCTCATCGAGAAAGGCCACTTGCCTTATGCTCACTACCTTTCTTCAGCAAGAAGAG CAGTTTGA
- the LOC122009968 gene encoding protein RADIALIS-like 6 isoform X2 yields MASSSITSSSSPWTTKQNKMFEKALAVYDKDTPDRWHNVARAVGGKTIDEVKHHYELLVEDIRLIEKGHLPYAHYLSSARRV; encoded by the exons ATGGCATCGAGTTCAATCACCTCTTCCTCCTCGCCGTGGACCACGAAGCAGAACAAGATGTTTGAGAAGGCATTGGCGGTGTACGACAAGGATACGCCCGATCGTTGGCACAACGTTGCTCGTGCTGTCGGTGGGAAGACCATCGATGAAGTGAAGCACCACTATGAGCTGCTCGTTGAGGACATCCGCCTCATCGAGAAAGGCCACTTGCCTTATGCTCACTACCTTTCTTCAGCAAGAAGAG TTTGA